One part of the Caproiciproducens sp. CPB-2 genome encodes these proteins:
- the rpsB gene encoding 30S ribosomal protein S2, which translates to MSVVSMKQLLEAGVHFGHQTRRWNPKMAPYIFTERNGIYIIDLQKTVKKLEDAYSFVRSLSAEGKSVLFVGTKKQAQDSVKDEAERAGAYFVNARWLGGMLTNFRTIRRRIDRLNQLKTMEEDGTFDLLPKKEVIKLRLEIEKLEKFLGGIKDMKQIPGALFIVDPRKERIAVAEAKKLGIPIVAIVDTNCDPDEIDYVIPGNDDAIRAVKLISATVANAIVEGKEGQMGAAAAEAEEEKVNEAEAAE; encoded by the coding sequence ATGTCAGTAGTATCAATGAAACAACTTTTGGAGGCCGGTGTTCACTTCGGTCACCAGACCAGAAGATGGAACCCGAAAATGGCTCCGTATATCTTTACGGAACGCAACGGCATCTACATCATCGACCTGCAGAAAACCGTCAAGAAGCTGGAGGACGCTTACAGCTTTGTCCGCAGCCTTTCCGCTGAAGGCAAATCCGTACTGTTTGTCGGCACCAAAAAGCAGGCTCAGGATTCCGTGAAGGACGAAGCGGAACGCGCAGGCGCTTATTTTGTCAACGCGCGCTGGTTGGGCGGCATGCTGACCAACTTCCGTACGATCCGCCGCAGAATCGACCGCTTGAACCAGCTCAAGACCATGGAAGAAGACGGCACCTTTGATCTTCTGCCGAAAAAAGAAGTCATTAAGCTTCGCCTTGAGATTGAAAAGCTCGAGAAATTCCTGGGCGGCATCAAGGATATGAAACAAATTCCCGGCGCACTGTTTATCGTTGACCCGCGCAAAGAGAGAATCGCCGTAGCGGAAGCCAAAAAGCTCGGCATCCCGATTGTCGCGATTGTCGACACCAACTGTGATCCGGATGAAATCGATTATGTTATTCCCGGCAACGACGATGCGATCCGTGCCGTCAAGCTGATTTCCGCAACCGTCGCAAACGCAATCGTCGAAGGCAAG
- a CDS encoding YlmC/YmxH family sporulation protein — MNCRIIDMRHKEVINVKDGTRIGCVCDVEIDTADARVIAIVIYGRLRCFGLLGREDDIIIKWQDIQVIGDDTILVTYNNYCRTKKRGRGFGGFFGN; from the coding sequence GTGAATTGCCGGATCATTGATATGCGCCATAAAGAAGTCATCAATGTAAAGGACGGGACCCGGATAGGATGTGTCTGTGATGTGGAAATAGACACCGCGGACGCCAGAGTGATTGCCATTGTAATTTACGGCCGCCTGCGCTGCTTCGGACTGCTGGGCAGGGAGGACGATATTATTATTAAATGGCAGGATATTCAGGTAATAGGGGACGATACTATTTTGGTGACGTATAATAACTATTGCCGAACGAAAAAAAGAGGGCGCGGGTTTGGCGGATTCTTTGGCAACTGA
- a CDS encoding inorganic diphosphatase — MNIWHDISPKRIKTEDFCAVIEIPKGCKIKYELDKETGLLLMDRILYTSTHYPANYGFIPRTYASDNDPLDVLVLCSEDIRPLSLVRCYAIGVIIMVDNGMKDEKIIAIPFNDPTYNGYRDIKELPKHIFDEMSHFFSVYKQLEGKVTAIDEVKGPEDAKEIIQSSIDSYIEKFCK; from the coding sequence ATGAATATTTGGCATGATATCTCACCAAAAAGAATTAAGACAGAAGACTTTTGTGCCGTCATAGAAATTCCAAAGGGCTGTAAAATCAAATATGAGCTCGACAAGGAAACCGGTTTGCTGCTGATGGACCGGATTCTTTACACTTCCACTCATTATCCCGCGAACTACGGCTTTATTCCCCGTACTTACGCCAGCGATAATGACCCTCTTGACGTACTTGTCCTCTGTTCCGAGGATATCCGTCCGCTTTCCCTGGTGCGGTGTTATGCCATCGGCGTAATTATTATGGTGGACAACGGGATGAAAGACGAGAAAATCATCGCGATTCCGTTTAACGACCCCACCTATAACGGCTACCGTGACATTAAGGAGCTGCCGAAACATATTTTTGACGAAATGTCCCATTTCTTTTCCGTTTACAAACAGCTGGAGGGAAAAGTGACGGCAATCGACGAAGTCAAAGGGCCCGAAGATGCCAAGGAAATCATTCAGAGCTCCATTGACAGCTACATCGAAAAATTCTGCAAATAA
- a CDS encoding ArnT family glycosyltransferase, protein MQPIIVKFRKKPYIPALILIAALSFTLNFYAISNYGTGNEYYAACVKSMTLSFKNFFFVSFDPAGMVSVDKPPLGLWTQAISVLIFGYHGWAMLLPQALAGAASTVMIYILTARYFGRPAGLVSALLFAITPVVVVASRNNTMDMQLIFVLLAAAWFLFRSIDSGRWKYLFLAALFVGLGFNIKMLQAYMILPAVALTYLFFAKEKIGKRILAGILSMVIVLGVSFAWVLAVEFYPAGNRPYVDSTSSNSMIELIFGHNGTERLFGQSMGGGMGGGFGRSSDRDASGSAPQTNDDGNGTPPDGYGQGVPDGNANGSGQGMPGGNADGNGQGTSDGADESGRNMPDGGADGRGDRQDGGRNMGANGMGGSEIGNASPLRLWTSNLYGQGSWFLLFALCSMLLCVNKWNFRRKNERQGAFVFWSLWLITMAVFFSFAGFYHRYYLCMMAPAIAVLSGIGIVTIYNGLKHRREKKMEYLRPVLLLAAFLLNLALQIVCVLRYSELKTWLFPVMLAAAGIGILLFAVYCVRHKRGVLAVSLTVLVLSSVAAPFYWALTPVMGVTNSTMPYAGPELVQSGQGNGTGMPSDNGSAQSASLEAYLVKNYKEGSFLVTAQRSSSVAQFIIDTGLPCYAYGGFLGSDNSLTVDQLKTFVAQGKITYFLLNGSFGGSGSDIESYVKENAVLVDSGEYSSNTSNVGQMGGQGGTLYLFQS, encoded by the coding sequence ATGCAGCCCATCATTGTGAAGTTCAGAAAAAAACCTTATATCCCCGCGCTGATATTGATTGCGGCGCTGTCGTTTACCTTAAACTTCTACGCGATTTCCAACTACGGAACCGGAAACGAATATTACGCGGCGTGTGTAAAAAGCATGACGCTGAGCTTTAAAAATTTCTTCTTTGTTTCATTTGATCCCGCCGGAATGGTTTCTGTGGATAAGCCCCCGCTCGGCTTGTGGACGCAGGCGATTTCCGTACTTATTTTCGGCTATCACGGCTGGGCCATGCTGCTCCCGCAGGCTTTGGCGGGCGCGGCCTCCACCGTGATGATTTACATTTTGACCGCCCGGTATTTCGGGCGGCCCGCCGGGCTTGTTTCGGCCCTGCTTTTTGCCATAACCCCGGTCGTCGTTGTCGCATCGCGCAACAATACGATGGATATGCAGCTGATTTTTGTATTGCTGGCAGCGGCGTGGTTTCTTTTTCGCTCGATCGACAGCGGAAGATGGAAATATCTGTTTCTCGCGGCGCTGTTTGTCGGATTGGGCTTTAATATTAAAATGCTGCAGGCATACATGATTTTGCCCGCCGTTGCCCTGACTTATCTGTTTTTTGCAAAAGAAAAAATTGGAAAACGGATTCTTGCCGGGATTTTGAGTATGGTCATTGTTCTGGGAGTCTCTTTCGCATGGGTGCTTGCCGTGGAATTTTACCCCGCTGGAAACCGGCCTTACGTGGACAGCACCAGCAGCAATTCCATGATCGAACTGATTTTCGGCCATAACGGCACGGAAAGGCTGTTTGGACAAAGCATGGGCGGCGGAATGGGAGGCGGCTTTGGCCGTTCATCCGACAGGGATGCTTCCGGTTCGGCACCACAAACGAATGATGACGGAAACGGGACGCCTCCCGACGGTTACGGGCAGGGCGTGCCGGACGGTAACGCGAATGGAAGCGGACAGGGAATGCCCGGCGGCAATGCAGATGGGAACGGGCAGGGCACGTCCGACGGTGCCGATGAAAGCGGGCGGAACATGCCTGACGGCGGTGCGGACGGCCGCGGAGACCGCCAGGACGGCGGCCGAAATATGGGTGCGAATGGGATGGGCGGTTCTGAAATCGGGAATGCGTCCCCTCTGCGGCTGTGGACGTCAAATTTATACGGGCAGGGTTCCTGGTTCCTGCTGTTCGCCCTTTGCAGCATGCTGCTCTGCGTGAACAAATGGAACTTCAGAAGAAAAAATGAGCGTCAGGGTGCTTTTGTATTCTGGTCTTTGTGGCTGATTACCATGGCGGTTTTCTTCAGCTTTGCCGGATTCTATCACCGGTATTATCTCTGCATGATGGCGCCCGCCATTGCCGTCCTGAGCGGCATCGGAATTGTTACCATCTACAACGGGCTGAAGCACAGACGGGAGAAAAAAATGGAGTATCTTCGTCCCGTGCTTCTGCTGGCTGCGTTCCTTCTCAATCTTGCTCTGCAGATTGTCTGTGTTTTGCGGTATTCCGAACTGAAGACATGGCTGTTTCCCGTTATGCTTGCCGCGGCGGGCATTGGAATCCTCCTGTTCGCTGTTTATTGTGTCAGACATAAGCGCGGCGTTCTCGCGGTTTCTCTGACGGTGCTTGTCCTGTCCTCAGTGGCGGCTCCTTTTTACTGGGCGCTTACGCCGGTCATGGGCGTAACGAATTCCACAATGCCGTACGCCGGTCCGGAGCTGGTGCAAAGCGGACAGGGGAATGGAACCGGTATGCCGTCGGACAACGGCAGCGCGCAGAGCGCCTCTTTGGAAGCTTATCTGGTGAAAAATTATAAAGAGGGCAGCTTTCTTGTTACCGCACAGCGTTCCAGCAGCGTAGCGCAGTTCATCATTGACACCGGCCTGCCCTGCTATGCTTACGGAGGGTTCCTGGGTTCGGACAATTCCCTTACGGTCGATCAGCTGAAAACGTTTGTCGCTCAGGGAAAAATCACTTATTTCCTGTTGAATGGAAGCTTCGGCGGTTCCGGTTCCGATATTGAGTCTTATGTAAAAGAAAACGCGGTGTTGGTGGATTCCGGCGAATACAGCTCCAATACAAGCAATGTCGGCCAAATGGGCGGCCAGGGCGGCACTTTATATCTGTTTCAGTCGTAA
- the sigG gene encoding RNA polymerase sporulation sigma factor SigG, with protein sequence MQYNKVEICGVNTSKLKVLTEKEKMQLLRRVKEGDMKARDELINGNLRLVLSVIQRFTNRGENLDDLFQVGCIGLIKAIDHFDINQGVRFSTYGVPMIIGEIRRYLRDNNSIRVSRSLRDTAYKAMQAKERMTAENNREPSIDEIAKELNLPREDVVLALESIVEPVSLFEPVFSDGGDTIYVMDQVGDNNDDSNWLDEIALKEAIRDLNSREKRILSMRFFQGKTQMEVASEIGISQAQVSRLEKAALDKIKKDI encoded by the coding sequence ATGCAGTACAATAAAGTCGAAATCTGCGGAGTCAATACTTCGAAATTAAAAGTACTTACCGAAAAGGAAAAAATGCAGCTGTTGCGCCGGGTGAAAGAAGGGGATATGAAAGCCCGCGACGAACTCATTAACGGGAACCTGCGTCTTGTTTTAAGCGTCATTCAGCGCTTTACAAACCGCGGGGAAAATCTTGACGATCTTTTTCAGGTGGGCTGCATCGGCCTGATCAAGGCGATCGACCACTTTGACATCAATCAGGGCGTCCGTTTCAGCACCTATGGGGTGCCCATGATCATTGGAGAAATCCGGCGTTATCTGAGGGATAACAATTCCATACGTGTCAGCCGGTCGCTGCGTGACACCGCGTATAAGGCCATGCAGGCGAAAGAAAGAATGACGGCTGAAAACAACCGCGAGCCCAGCATTGATGAAATAGCAAAAGAATTGAACCTGCCGAGGGAGGATGTGGTGCTTGCGCTGGAATCCATTGTGGAACCGGTTTCGCTTTTTGAGCCGGTTTTTTCAGACGGCGGCGACACCATTTATGTGATGGATCAGGTGGGCGACAACAACGACGATTCCAACTGGCTGGACGAAATCGCGCTGAAGGAAGCGATCCGCGATTTGAACAGCAGGGAAAAGCGGATTCTTTCCATGCGCTTTTTCCAGGGAAAAACACAGATGGAGGTTGCTTCGGAGATCGGAATCAGTCAGGCGCAGGTTTCCAGGCTGGAAAAGGCCGCGCTGGATAAGATCAAGAAAGACATTTAG
- a CDS encoding CCA tRNA nucleotidyltransferase — protein MQIQISPQVETVLQKLTASGFEAYVVGGCVRDSILGLEPNDWDVTTSAPPEETERIFSSYPCAKTGIQHGTLSVLIDHRPVEVTTFRVDGQYSDNRHPDSVRFTRSLKDDLSRRDFTVNALAYSHADGVIDCFGGMDDLKNRIIRCVGTPGLRFQEDGLRILRALRFSSVLGFSPEPNTSAAILSNCGLLQQIARERIQSELTRLLCGNPSEVLRKYRTVLEQILPEFCFMTQLDEWEHTLKAVSKVEATPVLRLTMLLYHIRQSAPSEQSRNEKESFDGSCSQNAEAVKAILLRLRYDRDTVKTVSELTALQRFPLPADERSLLKLLHQYGKKTLSLLFKVRDADLRAQNPPDTRGLEGLKKAEAIFRSIFTRGLCYSLKGLQIKGSDLLSIGISEGTEIGRMLSQLLNAVMDGKCLNRREALLKYALQLKDEYHGGNS, from the coding sequence ATGCAAATTCAGATATCGCCGCAGGTTGAAACGGTTCTTCAAAAACTGACGGCTTCCGGCTTTGAGGCCTATGTTGTCGGCGGCTGTGTGCGGGATTCCATCCTCGGGCTGGAGCCAAACGACTGGGATGTGACCACCTCCGCCCCGCCCGAGGAAACGGAACGCATTTTCAGCAGCTATCCGTGCGCAAAAACCGGAATTCAGCACGGAACCCTTTCGGTGCTGATCGATCATCGGCCCGTGGAAGTGACCACCTTCCGGGTGGACGGACAGTATTCCGACAACCGGCATCCGGACAGCGTCCGCTTTACCCGCAGCTTAAAAGATGATTTATCGCGCAGGGATTTTACCGTCAACGCCCTGGCCTATTCGCACGCCGACGGCGTAATCGACTGCTTTGGCGGGATGGATGACCTGAAAAACCGAATCATCCGATGCGTCGGAACCCCCGGCCTGCGTTTTCAGGAGGACGGGCTCAGAATTTTGCGGGCGCTTCGCTTTTCTTCCGTGCTGGGATTTTCCCCGGAGCCAAACACCTCGGCCGCCATTCTGTCCAATTGCGGGCTGCTCCAACAAATCGCCCGGGAGCGCATTCAGTCGGAGCTGACCAGGCTCCTTTGCGGAAACCCGTCCGAGGTACTTCGAAAATACCGCACCGTGCTGGAGCAGATCCTTCCGGAATTTTGCTTCATGACTCAATTGGACGAATGGGAACACACGCTGAAAGCCGTTTCAAAGGTAGAAGCAACACCCGTTTTACGGCTGACTATGCTTTTATATCATATCCGACAATCTGCCCCGTCTGAACAAAGCCGAAACGAAAAAGAATCCTTTGACGGTTCCTGCAGCCAAAACGCCGAAGCTGTCAAGGCAATTCTTTTACGGCTCCGGTATGACAGAGATACGGTGAAAACTGTTTCCGAACTAACGGCGCTTCAACGGTTTCCTCTTCCCGCGGACGAAAGAAGCCTGCTGAAGCTTCTCCATCAGTACGGCAAAAAAACGCTGAGTTTGCTTTTCAAAGTGCGGGACGCGGATCTGCGGGCGCAAAACCCGCCCGACACCCGTGGACTGGAAGGACTGAAAAAAGCGGAAGCGATATTCCGAAGCATTTTCACACGGGGATTATGCTACTCTCTGAAGGGTTTACAGATCAAAGGCTCGGATTTATTATCGATCGGCATTTCTGAAGGGACCGAAATCGGCAGGATGCTTTCCCAGCTTTTAAACGCGGTGATGGACGGCAAATGCTTAAACCGGCGGGAAGCGCTTCTGAAATACGCATTGCAGTTAAAGGATGAATACCATGGTGGAAACAGTTGA
- a CDS encoding DNA-deoxyinosine glycosylase has translation MVETVEHTFGPVYDENSRILILGTIPSPKSREYGFYYSHPQNRFWRIVSDLYGQKLPESNAEKTEFLLRNRIALWDVLKSCKISGADDGSIRDPVANDIGGLLKGTDIRAVFTTGTKAAALYRRFCEKSAGCPAIALPSTSPANCRHYNYESLREAYRVILKYTLE, from the coding sequence ATGGTGGAAACAGTTGAGCATACCTTTGGACCTGTTTATGATGAAAACTCAAGAATATTGATTTTAGGGACGATCCCTTCGCCGAAATCCCGCGAATACGGGTTTTACTACTCCCATCCGCAGAACCGGTTCTGGCGAATCGTATCGGATTTATACGGTCAGAAGCTTCCAGAAAGCAACGCGGAAAAAACGGAATTTCTGCTGAGAAACCGCATTGCGCTCTGGGATGTCCTCAAAAGCTGCAAAATCTCCGGGGCGGACGACGGCAGTATCCGCGACCCGGTCGCAAACGATATCGGAGGCCTCTTAAAAGGAACCGATATCCGCGCGGTATTTACCACGGGAACAAAGGCTGCCGCTCTCTACCGCAGGTTTTGTGAAAAAAGCGCGGGATGTCCGGCCATTGCGCTGCCTTCGACAAGCCCGGCCAACTGCCGGCACTATAACTATGAAAGCCTGAGAGAAGCCTACCGGGTGATTCTGAAATACACACTGGAATAA
- the sigE gene encoding RNA polymerase sporulation sigma factor SigE, with protein sequence MGNKLSLLWLRLGLNGHVHYINGPETLPPPLTKKEEEKVMMNILNNVPNAREPLITHNLRLVVYIAKKFESSSAGVEDLISIGTIGLIKAVNTFCPERNIKLATYASRCIENEILMYLRKSSQLKNEVSIDDPLNVDWDGNELLLSDILGSDQDTVNRNIEQEVERNLLLTAVSHLAPREREIMQLRFGLNNTKEHTQKEVADTLGISQSYISRLEKRIIERLKKDLERVS encoded by the coding sequence ATGGGAAATAAGCTGTCATTATTATGGCTGCGATTAGGTCTAAACGGGCATGTACACTATATTAACGGGCCAGAGACTCTTCCTCCGCCGCTGACGAAGAAGGAAGAGGAAAAGGTGATGATGAACATTCTGAACAATGTTCCAAACGCGCGGGAACCGCTGATCACCCACAACCTCAGGCTTGTTGTGTACATCGCCAAAAAGTTTGAATCGAGCAGCGCCGGGGTGGAGGATCTGATCTCGATCGGAACGATTGGGCTGATTAAAGCAGTAAACACTTTTTGCCCCGAGCGCAACATCAAGCTGGCAACCTATGCGTCCCGCTGTATTGAAAACGAAATTCTGATGTACCTCCGTAAAAGCTCCCAGTTAAAAAACGAAGTCTCCATCGACGATCCGTTAAATGTGGACTGGGACGGAAATGAGCTTCTGCTTTCCGATATTCTGGGCAGCGACCAGGATACCGTCAACCGCAACATTGAACAGGAGGTAGAGCGGAATCTTTTGCTGACTGCCGTGTCGCATCTCGCTCCGCGGGAGCGGGAAATCATGCAGCTCCGTTTTGGCCTGAACAATACGAAAGAGCATACGCAGAAGGAAGTAGCCGACACCCTTGGTATTTCACAGTCATACATATCGCGCCTGGAAAAACGGATTATTGAAAGGCTGAAAAAGGACCTGGAGCGCGTAAGCTGA
- a CDS encoding sigma-E processing peptidase SpoIIGA, with translation MKQTIYIDVLVGINLFINYFLLLAVSKFLSLPVKRSRMVAAAALGAAASLSILLPETNLFLSLAFKLAVSGLIVLFAYPYYGIKQFLRELAAFYIMSFAFAGFMLALWYFIAPQGLIIKNSVVYFNVSPLLLIILTVICYFIIRLIHRITGRQAPENLFCRIQIDFNGKSVSCAAKVDTGNTLTEPFSNAPVAVVCEDCLDGIAPRHESGKIRLVPFQAVSGEGLLPAFKPDKLTVMTGREKIEVHEVYIAVTKSKLGAFSALLNPDLLQKTSA, from the coding sequence TTGAAGCAGACGATTTACATAGACGTACTGGTCGGTATCAACTTATTTATCAATTATTTTTTGCTGCTTGCCGTTTCAAAATTTCTTTCGCTGCCGGTGAAACGTTCCAGAATGGTTGCAGCCGCGGCCCTGGGTGCGGCCGCTTCTCTTTCTATTCTGCTGCCCGAAACCAATCTTTTTTTATCCTTGGCTTTTAAGCTGGCCGTGTCGGGACTGATTGTTTTATTTGCGTATCCCTATTACGGAATCAAGCAGTTTCTGAGAGAACTGGCCGCCTTTTATATCATGAGCTTTGCCTTTGCGGGTTTCATGCTTGCGCTGTGGTATTTTATCGCCCCGCAGGGGCTCATTATCAAAAATTCGGTGGTTTATTTCAATGTTTCACCGCTTCTTCTGATCATTCTGACAGTTATATGCTATTTTATCATACGCCTGATTCACCGCATTACGGGCCGTCAGGCCCCGGAAAACCTTTTCTGCCGGATTCAGATCGATTTTAACGGAAAGTCGGTTTCCTGTGCCGCAAAGGTGGATACCGGCAACACGCTGACCGAACCGTTTTCAAACGCGCCGGTCGCCGTTGTCTGTGAGGATTGTCTTGACGGAATCGCCCCGCGGCACGAAAGCGGGAAAATCCGGCTGGTGCCGTTTCAGGCGGTTTCGGGGGAGGGGCTTCTTCCGGCGTTTAAACCGGATAAACTGACAGTCATGACAGGAAGAGAGAAGATTGAAGTACACGAGGTGTACATAGCGGTAACCAAATCGAAGCTTGGAGCGTTCAGCGCGCTCTTAAATCCGGATTTACTGCAAAAAACGTCAGCCTAA